The window AGATGTATATGATGTGTCTATGGCAGTCGGAGATGGTGCCACTGTCAGGATATTTTATGAGAACAGGCTGGCTAAGATTCATCTGAGTGAGCAAGGCAAAGAGTTGGTCGCTGAATTGGACGATGATCTGGAAAAGGCTGATCTTTCAGATACACAAAAAGTTAAAGCTAAATGGACGCAACTGGAGGCATTGATAGGCAGTGAGGACAGAATCAAGCAAGTCGCGCAGGATATGATCGCACATTATGAGAAGCGCCAGAGCGGATTTGATGGTAAAGCCATGATTGTGACCATGTCCCGACGCATTGCAGCTGATTTGTATGAAGAAATGATTAAAATAAAACCTGATTGGCATCATGCTGATTTGAAAAAAGGCACACTCAAAGTGGTCATGACAGCGGCATCTTCTGATGGGCCAAAGATGGCCAAACATCATACCAGTAAAGATGAACGCAGAGTATTGGCAGAGCGAATGAAAAATCCGGAAGATGAACTCAAAGTTGTTATTGTGCGGGATATGTGGTTGACCGGATTTGATGCGCCATGTCTGAAAACCTTGTATATTGACAAACCCATGAAAGGCCACAATCTTATGCAGGCCATAGCACGTGTTAACCGTGTGTATAATCAAGTGGAAGGTGGTCTGATTGTTGACTATCTGGGTATTGCCTCTGATCTGAAAAAAGCACTCTCGTTTTATTCAGATAATGGCGGGAAAGGTGATCCGGCCATTACCCAGGAACAGGCAGTTCAAAAAATGCATGAAAATCTGGAAGTGGTCGCTCAAATGTTTCATGGTTTTGCTTATGAGGATTATTTTGATGCCGACACCGGCAAAAAACTGACGATGATATTGGAAGCAGAAGAGCATATTCTTGGTCTGGAAAACGGCAGGAAACGCTATATTGACGCTGTGGCTGCTTTGTCCAAGGCATTTTCAATTTCCGTACCGCATGAACAAGCCATGGATGTGAAAGATGAAGTGGGGTTTTTCCAGGCAGTTAAATCACGTTTAATTAAATTTGACCGGGAAGATTCCGGCAGAACAAATGAGGAAATTGAAAGTGCCATCCGGCAGGTGATTGACAAATCACTGGTCACTGACCAGGTGATTGATGTCTTTGATGCAGCCGGCATCAAGAAACCGGATATCTCCATCCTCTCCGAGGAATTTTTGTTGGAAGTCAAAAACATGCAACACAAAAATATTGCCATCGAAGTATTGAAAAAACTCCTGAATGATGAAATCAAAGGAAGGCTGCGGACAAATCTGGTGCAAGGCAAGTCCTTGGCCGAGATGCTGGAAAATTCCATCAAACGCTATCATCAAAAAATCATTACGGCCGCTGAAGTTATTGAAGAACTCATTGAGATCAGTAAGCATATAAAAGAAATGGAAAAAGAACCTGAAGAACTGGGTTTGTCAGCTGCTGAATATGCCTTTTATACAGCCATTGCCGACAATGACAGTGCCAAAGAAGTCATGCAAAAAGACAAACTAAGGGAATTGGCTGTTGTGTTGTTTGAGAAAGTGAAGGCCAATGCAGCAATTGATTGGACTATAAAAGAGAGCGTGAAAGCCAAGTTGAAAGTGATTGTGAAAAGAACCCTGCGCCAATTTGGCTATCCACCGGATATGCAGAAATTAGCGACTGAGACCGTACTTAAACAGGCGGAATTGATTGCAGAAGAATTGACTCGTTAATGGTACGGGACATAGTTGGCGCCGGAATTCGAATATTCGAATAAGCATTTTGAAAAAATGGCCTTCGGGAATAAGTACCAATGTCCCCATTTTTTCAGTTTTTTGATTTAACAAGGAGGTTTTTAGATGAGGTCAAAAATTGCCTTAGTCGTTTTTCAAGGGGAAGTCAGGATTTTATTAAAAAAGGGTATGCGTTGAACTGATGAAAACTGTGAAAGTTGATCTGCATTGCCATTCATCCCATAGTGATGGTGAGTGGCGTCCTGACAAGATTGCCCAAGTCTGTGCCGTCACAGGCGTGAAATATGCGTCCCTGACAGACCATAACACATTGGATGGATTGGACGCTTTCGAATCGGCGTGTGACCGTAATGGTATCGGTTTTGTCAG is drawn from bacterium and contains these coding sequences:
- a CDS encoding type I restriction endonuclease subunit R; translation: MTTKITESEIEKFVITLLEKQGYEYIYGPDIAPDSETPEREKFEDVVLIDRLKSAVSRINPIISQDNQEDAIKQILRLNSPELITNNEAFHRLLTEGVNISKQEGGYNRGDYVWLIDFKNLANNDFLVVNQFSVKNSSPLGDRGATKRPDVVLFVNGLPLVVIELKNPADEHATVKSAFKQIQTYKNTIPALFTYNSFTVISDALEARAGTISSDFNRFMFWKTSDGKVEASLLIGQLETLIKGMLDTKTILDLIRYFIVFEKSRKEDRETGIITIQTIKKLAAYHQYYAVNRAVESTLRASGFVGANDYSPLRVMESPESYSVPGVSQQPEGDRKGGVIWHTQGSGKSLSMVFYSGKIVLAMDNPTILVITDRNDLDDQLFDTFAASRQLLRQEPVQAENRDNLKDLLKVASGGIVFTTIHKFQPEDGNVYEKLSDRENIIVIADEAHRTQYGFKAKTIDDKDEQGNVIGKKTVYGFAKYLRDALPKATYLGFTGTPIEKTDVNTPAVFGNYVDVYDVSMAVGDGATVRIFYENRLAKIHLSEQGKELVAELDDDLEKADLSDTQKVKAKWTQLEALIGSEDRIKQVAQDMIAHYEKRQSGFDGKAMIVTMSRRIAADLYEEMIKIKPDWHHADLKKGTLKVVMTAASSDGPKMAKHHTSKDERRVLAERMKNPEDELKVVIVRDMWLTGFDAPCLKTLYIDKPMKGHNLMQAIARVNRVYNQVEGGLIVDYLGIASDLKKALSFYSDNGGKGDPAITQEQAVQKMHENLEVVAQMFHGFAYEDYFDADTGKKLTMILEAEEHILGLENGRKRYIDAVAALSKAFSISVPHEQAMDVKDEVGFFQAVKSRLIKFDREDSGRTNEEIESAIRQVIDKSLVTDQVIDVFDAAGIKKPDISILSEEFLLEVKNMQHKNIAIEVLKKLLNDEIKGRLRTNLVQGKSLAEMLENSIKRYHQKIITAAEVIEELIEISKHIKEMEKEPEELGLSAAEYAFYTAIADNDSAKEVMQKDKLRELAVVLFEKVKANAAIDWTIKESVKAKLKVIVKRTLRQFGYPPDMQKLATETVLKQAELIAEELTR